The following proteins come from a genomic window of Gottfriedia acidiceleris:
- a CDS encoding winged helix-turn-helix transcriptional regulator: MDFSLLCPRFEKSVELISKRWAILIIFQLLSGSQRFCTIESTLPISGRVLSERLKDLEQAGIVKRDVYPETPVRIEYSLTEKGLALEPVIKELMKWSQDWTTID; this comes from the coding sequence ATGGATTTTTCTTTATTATGCCCTCGGTTTGAAAAAAGCGTAGAGTTAATTAGTAAACGCTGGGCAATTCTTATAATTTTTCAACTTCTTTCTGGATCACAACGATTTTGTACAATCGAATCAACTTTGCCAATTAGCGGGCGCGTCCTTTCAGAAAGACTAAAGGATTTAGAACAAGCAGGTATTGTAAAACGAGATGTCTACCCAGAAACTCCAGTTCGAATTGAATATTCTTTGACAGAAAAAGGACTGGCTTTAGAACCAGTTATTAAGGAATTAATGAAATGGTCGCAAGATTGGACAACAATCGATTAA